From the genome of Jaculus jaculus isolate mJacJac1 chromosome 17, mJacJac1.mat.Y.cur, whole genome shotgun sequence:
ttggttttttgactgttgtagttgtttgtttgttttgttgtttttcagagtagggtctcactctaatccaggctgacctggaattccttgtgtagtctcaggatcacctcaaactcacggcgatcattctgcctctgcctcccgagtgctaggataaaaggtgaGCACCACATTGCCCAGCTCTTGCAGGTGTTTTTAAGTCACTGCAGAATTAATTCTCCAAACATTTCCTGCTGATTCTCTAGAACTCAGTGGTGTCCATATTAATATCACTTTCTATCATTTctgatgttactttttaaaatatttatatatttgacagagagagtcagaaagagagagagggacatagagaatggacatgcaagggcctcaagccactgcaaacaaactccatacacatgcaccaccttgtacatctgagcTATGTCATccaggggactcaaacctgggacctttggctttgtgggcaaatgccttaaatgctaagccatctcacttatccttatttctgcttttattaatttgcatcttTTCTCTTGGTTACTTTGGTAAGAGTTTGGTAAGAGATTTACTTATCCTTTCAAATCACAAACACTGTTTCTTGGATCCTTTTATGCTTTGTTTCCATGTTGTTGATTTCACCTCTGGTTCTTATTCTCTTTGGAGTTGTTTGCtctcttcttttgtgtgtgtctgtgtgtgtgtgtgtgtgagagagagagagagagagagatcttgaaATGCATCAGGTTCTTTGACAGAtcagtgaattttaaaatattttatttatttatttctacagagagagagagggagggagagagaaccagATAGAAAGACAAGGTGTAAGGCAGACATGGTTGCACATGACTTTAAGCtctgaacttgggaggcagagtttggagtatcactgtgagttcaaggccaccctgagattccatagtgaattccagttcagcctgagctagagtgagatcctacacccaaaaaacaaaaaagaaaaatagagaaagaagttgCTGCTGCAGTgtctccaagcactgcaaacaatgtgcagatacatgtgccaccttgtgcatctggcttttatgtgtgtaatagagaatcaaacctgggtcctttggcttgccttGCCAATGCTTCAAtcactaagtcatgtctccagctccaGGTCTctggggattttatttttttaatttgagacagagagagggagagagaaaatgggcatgccagggcctgtaatcactgcaaatgaactccagacacatgcaccaccttgtgcatctggcttatgtgggaccaggagagaattgaacctgggtcctttggcttctcaggcaagcaacttaactactaaaccatctctccagtcccagatctCTGGGTTTTTATTGTTAGTATTCATCACTAAACACTTGCCTCCCAGACCTGAGGTGGTGTGTGGACAACTTCTATTCAGTATTCACGAGGCAGGATGGAGGGGGACCAGAAGGCCAAGTCCCCTGATGAAGAGGAGGCCATCACTTCTGATTACCAGATTTTACGTAAACTGGGTCAAGGCGGTTTTGCTGAGGTCAATCTTGCATGTCACCTGCGTACAAATATTTGTGTGGCTGTCAAAAAGGTGAAAAAGGACAAAGGCTCTGTAATTGAAAATGAACTATTTGCCTTGAAAGCCATGGATCATCCCAACATTGTCCGACTGTACAGCGTAATTAACACACAGCAGTTTACGTATATGGTCATAGAGAACGCTCCAGGAGGAACCCTACTGAATCATGTGCTCATAGCGGGCACACTGGCAGAGGCGGAGGCCCAGAGACTGTTTTCTCAACTAGTGTTGGCTGTGGCACATTGCCATGCCAAGGGATTTGCCCATCGCGACATCAAGCCCAACAACATCTTGCTGGATAAGAAAAACAATATCAAACTCTGTGACTTTGGCCTCTCGATTCAAACCACTCCTGGCAAGATTCTTAAGCGATTCTGTGGAACAACCCTTTACTGTGCCCCAGAAATGCTAGACGGTCAGGGTTATGATCCCAAGATGCAGGATATCTGGAGTCTGGGGATAGTACTCTATTTCTCAGTCTCCGGATACCTCCCGTTTAAAGGGGTAACACGCTCTAACCTAAAAGAACATATCTTGGTTACGTGTAAACAAAAAGACCTTGGCCTCCCTTCAGGACTGTCAAGTGACATAGTTAACATCATCCACACCCTGTTGACGGTTAACCCCAGGTTGAGGCCCGCAATTGATGCCATCAAGACCCACCCTTGGTTGACGTTTGGTGGAAAACCTGCCCAGCCCCCCTGCAAAGACACACTCGTGGACAGCGCTCACCACCGCATTTCTCTCCTGATgagcatcctgggctacagtgccgACGCGCTCACGCAGGCGCTACACGACAAGACCTACGACAGCGTGATGGCCGCGTACTTGATCTTGAAGTACGAAAGTCCCTGGGGAGAACATGCTGAAGGGCAAAGTGCATCGAGGTTCTCTAGTGGTGTGGTTAGGACCCTGCTGGGAAGACCGGTCAGCGAAGGTGCCCGCCCTACACTCGCCATATCTGCCAAGCCACACGGCCAGAAAGCCACTGGTGACAGGCAGAAGCACAGCTGCCCTGACATCTGTGCCCCACAGCCTGACTGTGCTGTGCCCGAGGTGAGCGGTTCTGCCGAGCCCAGCAGCAGCTTGTCTGGAAGCAATGCACTACCAGTGGACACATCAGCTCCTGTCTCCTCCAGTGTGCCCTCAGAGTATGAGACCTCCAGTAGGCTAGGTGACATACCAATTGAAACTGATGATAATTACACAGAGGATTTCAGCCCAAGAAGCCAGTCTCCAACCAATCCTGGTAGCACTGGCTCCCATCAGACACCTGGGTCACATCAAAAGGCCTCTGTGGTGTCCAAAGAAATGGAGATTATATCCAAGAGCAGCTCTTTGTCTCCCAATAAATCACACATGAGTCCCAGAGGCTCACTTGAGGGGGAGAGCACCAGAGATGCCGAAGAACACAAGAGTGCATCCTGCCATGATCCACCACCCCAAGCTGCCGGCAGAGTGTTTATTCAAAACCTTTACCACGGCTATAGGAGACTGAGGAGCAGAATCAGGAGA
Proteins encoded in this window:
- the LOC123455535 gene encoding sperm motility kinase X-like, with amino-acid sequence MEGDQKAKSPDEEEAITSDYQILRKLGQGGFAEVNLACHLRTNICVAVKKVKKDKGSVIENELFALKAMDHPNIVRLYSVINTQQFTYMVIENAPGGTLLNHVLIAGTLAEAEAQRLFSQLVLAVAHCHAKGFAHRDIKPNNILLDKKNNIKLCDFGLSIQTTPGKILKRFCGTTLYCAPEMLDGQGYDPKMQDIWSLGIVLYFSVSGYLPFKGVTRSNLKEHILVTCKQKDLGLPSGLSSDIVNIIHTLLTVNPRLRPAIDAIKTHPWLTFGGKPAQPPCKDTLVDSAHHRISLLMSILGYSADALTQALHDKTYDSVMAAYLILKYESPWGEHAEGQSASRFSSGVVRTLLGRPVSEGARPTLAISAKPHGQKATGDRQKHSCPDICAPQPDCAVPEVSGSAEPSSSLSGSNALPVDTSAPVSSSVPSEYETSMFLQAEADWPCVSFLLQTGQISHLTKVALTLLKDDVSDQARGETEALQEVDGIQW